A window of Fusarium falciforme chromosome 1, complete sequence genomic DNA:
CTGCCAGTACCTGCCGCCGATGTAACCGCTATCTGGTGTGCCGCCGCAGTTGAGAATGATTCCGAGCAGGCTAGTCAAGGCGTCGCGAGTCAGTCAAGGGGTCTCATGATAGATTGGCGTCAAGCGAGGTGGGTGGGGAGAACTTACATGAAGCCAATGACAGCGATGACTTTGATGATGGAAAAGATAAACTCAGCCTCACCGTAGCCCTTGACGCCAAACATGTTGATGAAAATGATGACGATAAGAAATACTGAGACGAAAATGGCGCGAGTTAAGCTTTCATCCCAGTATgagagggtgagggaggCGGCGATGATTTCTAGCGGCAGCACGATCAGCCACTGCATGGCATAGCTATCATGATATGATGGTTAGCGTTACAATCAAGATAGCTACAGAAACAAGAGGAACTCACTTCCAGCCCATGGCGAATCCCCATGAAGGATCAAGGAATCGAGTTGCCCAGGCTGAAAAAGAACCAGCAATTGGGAAGATGACGGCGAGTTCTCCCAAAGCCTGGCATGTACAGAATAGCATGGTGCCAACTATTGAAAATGCTAGCAACAGCGATGCAGGACCGCCAGCTGCTAGAGCTTTTCCAGAAGCGACAAAGAGGCCAGTACCTAGGTTACATCATGTTAGCGTTTGCTCCGGAGATAACCCTCCAACGCTCGAGTCGCCAAAACATACCAATGGACCCTCCAATAGCAATCATCTGCAAATGCCTGCCCTTGAGTTTGCGCGCAAGGCCCGAGTTGGCTGTCTCCAGCATGGCAGACTGTATATCGTAGTAGTGGACGCCATCGTGAACCCTCCCGCCAGCGCCACCCTCGAGCTGACTCAACGGGTCGGCCGTAAAGAAGGAGGAACTGCGGTCGCgcttgaagccatcgacgAAGCGGTCCCAGTACCGCGGCGGCGCATCGTCATCGTAGTCGGGTTCGCGCATGCTGAATGAGCTCCCCGGCGCGAGCgactcctccttcatcttgagGCTGCTGCGCTCAACGTCGGGTTGCGGCGTCATCCTCGCCCGCCGTGCCGAGCCCACGCTTTGTCGGTCCCGGGATTGCTGGGCGCCGGGACGGCGAGAGCCGGCTGCGGGCAGGGGACCTGTTGTGTCGTTGCCAAAGGTTGGTGGTGAGGGCGACAGGTAGGTAGTGAGAAGGCGATCCAAtgggcgaggaggatctcTGTCGTTGGTCGAGTTCGTCAGGGTTACGATTAAAGGTGGTAATAGATAGGCGATGAAATTAGATCAGGTcgtatcgtcgtcgtcgtcggaagCGTAAGATCGAGAGGGAACCTGGTGATGTCTCGGTCGGCATATCGCCACCAGGTTGGAAGCTCGGTGGTGGATGTACAAGTCGGCGATGGATCGACAGATTTCGGAGCCGAACTCGATGGAGAGGTGTAGACTTCGAAGATCCCGGAGGAAGAAGCGAGCGGATGAGATTATCAACAGGAAGAATTCCCGTCTGTGTAACAGAGTGAGAGAGAGACTAGATAGGCCAACAAGAAGGAAGGGGCTGGAGGTaagaagatggtggtgggCTTATCAAGCGTCGGTGACAAGATGCCTGGTTGCTTGGCGTTGACGACCTGAACCGAACCTGGGAAGGACAAGCAACTTAAGACAAGCatgggaatggatggatggaaggcAGGACATGCCTGGGGGCGGCTTCCTTCAAGTCCCTCCTCCCTGGGCCAGAAATGGATGGGGTCCCCTCCATTAACTACTTGGTCGATGGGCTGCAGGCTAAAAAGCATCATCCCAAGGCCCAGCTGTCAAACAGCCATCATGCTGTATTCGTCCACGGATCCATCCTCGAGATTCCTTGCACCGTCACCTGTTGGCCAATCTCACTTCGGTGGGGAGAGCGCTATCTCTGCGCGGGGGGCCCGCTGAAGACCACTTGGACCGGGCTCCTAGGCTTGTGTGGTCCAGGCCCATGTCTTTTTGAGCCCAGTTTCGTTAGTCCAGCCTGGGCCCAGGTGTTGTTGTACGACGGGAGAGATAAGAGTCAGGAGAGTGGATGAGACTCGGTACGGTACggtacctacctaggtacgCAGCTAATTGAAGGACAGGACAAAGGATGAATGCGAATACCCTCTCGAATGTCTCGTGAGCGTGGGCATACTCGTGTCAACTCCCAACGGTCAACCCACCAAGCTCCCGTCGATCAATACAACCCCCGTCCATCACCCGGcggccatcaacaccaccagaaAGACCCCTGCCCGACCGCCCGCCCAGGCCAGACCATCTACAGCAGGTGCATTCATTAACTTTTGGCGTCCTCTCCAGGATCCTTACCGCTCTGTCGCCTCGATTCAGCCCAGCCCATCGCGTGCCACACCCTCCCACGAATCCTCGCCAATTGCGTCTATCCGAGAAAACACTCGAGATCCTCGGGTACCGGCGtcctcccccctccctctctcggTTCCGACCCATTCGAGGCTTGGCGACCTCCTTATCCCGCGTCGACAAGAGAGAAGTGTTGCGTGCCGTAGAGCTGTGACCAGCCAGCATCCATCCCCAGCGCCCCCTTGCCAGGGATCATGCTACACTTGGCCTTTCAGGGCTGCCTCTTCTCTTGGCCCTGCTCGACGATGCGTTTCGTTCAGAACCGAGCTCTCTAATCTGAGAATTGATCACATGCAATCTGCTCCAAAGACGGGGAAGCGGAGCCCAGTTGTATCAAGGTCCTTGTCCTTCAACGTGCACGAGCCGCTGAACAGATCGTGGCAACCTGGTCCACTCCATCTTGAGCAGACTGATGAAGCAACGGTTCGTTAGCCACGCACATGTGGCTGCCGCATGGTTCAGGTACTAACATTGGTAGATAATGCTTTCAGTATTCTACAAGTGACCCTACGTACTGTCCAAATCTCGCCTTTGCTCTGCTGAATGAGTACATGCCATGTCCAATCATCTTATGTGCAGCCAAGACTCGCTTCCCAATGAATACTATGCCAACACAGCCCCAATTCCCTTGGCTCCTATCACGTCAAGTTGCGGCCAAAGGATCAggtgctcttcttctcctccgtGATTACCTTTTCTTCGGAACCCGTGTCTGCGCTTACGGGCTTAATAATCTGACCAGATGCGTCTCTTGGCTTTCGCTTCCAGCCTGTTGAAAACAGCGTTGGTAGATCAAATCTGGGGAACGGGTGGCCCTCAGTGTTGATCACAACCTTGTCCAGAGGCAGGAGGTCGGGGGGTGAGAACAAGAGGTAAAAGTATTTCAGTGTCTCGGCCTGTTACGGTGTCAGTCAGTGGCTTCATCTCTGGATAGTTGTGGCTCGTCACTCACCAGCCAGAAGCTCTCCATGTTATCTCGAACCTTGGGCGGCACAACGTTGGCGTCTCGCAGGCTCGTAAAGCCTCCCCCGTTCCTCACGGCCGTGTGGTTCATGAAAGACTTGAACATCTCCCATCCCCATTCTCGGTACTTGATGTCGTTTGTGATTCTCCACATGTAGAACAGACTCTCGACCGTCTCTGGGCGCTGGAGGTTGTGCGCGTCTCCATTTTTGACGATAAAGTCGCTGCGCCATTCAGCGTCAGGGGCTGGGTCAAACACCGCCGGGCTCTGACGGGGGTTGCCAAAGGGTTGCGGTGGGTTGTCAATTTCGAAATAGGTGATCTCGGCCGACAGCCCTGTCTCGGTGAACTTGTACATTCCCCAGCAAGTCTCCATGATCTCGCGCGCCAGCTTGATATCCTCCTCGTTCTTCTTGGACCACGTAGGCAGCTTTCGGGCCTCAGCCTCAGTCAGACCTCCAGTGGCTCCCAGTGCCATTGTTCCAGGCATGAAGCAAACGAGGTGATCCATCTTGGGGCTGAGGGCTCTGTCCAGTCCAGTGGGTCGCTCTCCGATGATCGTAAACTGTGAGTTCTTGGTGTATGTCACCAGATGCTTGCGGACACCCCTCAGTGCTTCGTCCCACATATCCTCGTAAATGGGCTCTTGCTTATTCGTCTGGAGATACTGCTTGATGAGATACTCGTAGTATGAGTCGCCACGGCTGCCGAGTCGGATGTTTTTGCCCTTGAACTCGCCCGTGGTAGCGTAGATGTAGATGGGGACAAGGCCATCTTGAGCACCGTTGTCATCAACCACCTGCATCACCTTCTCGGCCCGGTCCCAAAAGTCCTTTTCTCCTGTGAGCTTAGCAAGATACTTAAACTCGAGCTGAACAGTTGTGGCCTCGGCAGTAGACGATGCTCCCGCATCggcatgggatgggataCCCTCATACTTGTGCAAGTTGACGCTCGCATAAGGAACACCAGAGGGGGAGTCGAAGGCACTCATCAGGCGATCGGCCAAATCCTTTGCCTTTTCGAGGTAGAGGTCCTCCCCGGCCGCGCCTTCATCGTCCTCAGTCAAGGGGGCGAGATGTGGGAATTCGTTGGACAGGTAGTGTGCACTGAGCAAGCCACCCATCATGCGGATGGTTGTCTCAAAGGTGTTGACATCCTGGTCCTGGTCCCATGTTAATGAATCTGAAATCCACCCGCGAGCATCTTGCACCCGCGATGTCAGGTTCATCAGAATCATTGTATCGAGGGCATCAATTATGATCCAACCCAATCCCTTGGGCGCCATGTTGTTGCCCCTCTTGGTGACAGGGTGGTACTCGTCATAACCTGTCCGGGTCCCATGTTAGCATGCATACTCTGTCTCAAGACCTGAAAATCTGGACGCACCCCATGCATATCGTCGGTAGGCGTCCCAGCTCAGCTCGAACGCCTCCACGACACGGTCTCTCCTATGGTCCCAATTGGCCTTTTTGTCATCTTGAGACAAGCCCGAGTAGCTCCAGTCGGTCGGTACGGTGCTCTTCTGGGATTGTTGTTTCTTGGACGAAGAACCGGTCCAGTATAGTAACGTCAAGACGATAAAGGTAAGGAAACCTATCACCCTCTTGCGCTTCCATAGCGGTCGTCTTTGCTCGTACGGCGAATAGCCATATGGCTTGTCCTTGTACATGGGCAACCCCTTCTTGGAGCTTGCGCCGGAGCCCCAGAATCTGTCCTCGAGATCTCGATGCCGGTTTTCGAAGGAGGGTACGTTCTTGGGGATGGAAAAGGCCATCGCTAAATCATGGGCGACGGCCAGCGATGCCGATTCTTGTTGGTTCGGGACGTTTCGAGGATGCGGACGGTTGAAGGCGCTGTTGCTTCGGATGTTGAAAGGGTCGCGGATCATTGACTTGAGCTGGTCATTTCGGGACGGAGGGTtcgtggtgttgttgttgatgcaattaataaatacttagccGGAATGGATAAAAGGCAAATAAATAAACAGAGTTTGATGTACAAGACTGCAAACAGCCAAAGTCAAAGATGGAATATGGATGCAAAAAGGAGTTGAGTCTGTAGGTACAGTAGAGACTATACTAGGTAAGTCCGGCCCCGGAAACACGAGGACAGAATGTCACTTCGAATAAAAGCGACCTTGGGGACTTGGCGAAGCACGAGACCACAGGCGCCGTCCGTAACGTAGCCTGTCCTCCATCCATGACGACCACCGCCCCCGCCGAAACTCATCAATGCACCGGGGAGCTTTGGACCGCGTCTGCCCTGAGCTTGCGGCCCCTGTAACCCTTTTGCCGTCTATTGCGTGTGAAGGACCCGCGATTTTATTGGGTCGTCAAGCGCCAGTCCACAACTTCGTTGGACATGAACCAACTTGAGGCCTGTCGATTAAACAAGGTGCTGATTTTCTCGGGAGAAGGATACGACCATGAGCATCGCAAACTTTCCTTCGCTGAACCCAGACGAGTTTACAGAAGCGTGCCATCACCTGGAGAGCCGGTATTGCCATGCTAAGTTGGGTCCGGAGCGGGCACGCTGGAAGCTAAAGGTGTGCACTGCTCTTTGCACCGACTTCTCCTTTGAAGGGGGTTATACGACATATATCCAGATCAGACGCCCGCTACAGACAGGTCTCGATCATGGGGATCTCTCGCTAGACTTGGAAaacttctccttctccgaTGAAAAGAGCCATGATGTACTAGGTGGAGACAGAGACATGATGGACGCAGAAGAGGCTGACGAGGTAATAAATCCTCGGTGGAGTTTGTCTTTTACTTAGACCGTTGTCTTACGATATTCCAGGCCGCTATTGTGAAGCCCCAATCTCGCCCAGATGTTGGCCTGGTGGAATACGAgattcatcttcatcctacGTATCGCGTGCCTTGTCTGTGGTTCACATTGCGCAATCTGCCCCCAGATGAGCCCGCATTCAATATTGACACCGTCTTCCGCCGCCTTGTCCCCGATGAGTACAAGGCGGGCCTCCGCGCGCTCGGAGCAGTTGGAGGCATCTCGGCCGATGTGAGTACGGAGACGAGAGAGAGCTGTTTACACAAGTCAATTCAAAAATCCTGGGTATCGTCAAGATCGGTTGGCCTAACTAACACCTTGCTCGCAGCATCACCCTGTCACGGGTGTCCCGTCCTTCTTTGTCCACCCCTGCTTGCTCGGGGATGCCATCTCCAAATTCGAGTGCGACAGGACAAACTACCTGATGATATGGATCGGGCTGGTGGGAGGCTGCGTGGGCTTGTGGGTGCCCAAAGAAATGGCGATCCAATGAGGCGATTTTCTCGGTCCCGTCGTTTGACGCGGTTTTCTCTCTCATCGATATAGCCGACCATTCATACGCATCATTAATCATCATCGCTGTCCTCCTCCATAGCCACGTCCGAGTCActgtcctcgtcgtcgcgcGTTCGCTTCTGGCCACGGCTCCCGGGGCTTCCAACGTCCTTCATCACATGGTCGACATTCGCGGCGGGCTTAGCAGGGAGGCCAGCGGGCGCTGATCCAGGAAGAGGAGCGTTGAAGATGCTCTGTTGAAGTTCGGTCTGCTCGACATTGGCAGCGCCCGCATTTGTGGAAGGGATCTTGAAGGTGCCGTCGAGCTTGGCCACAAAGTTCGATTTCGACTTGGCGTATTGGATTTTCTAGAGAGCAGCGCGTTAGAGCTACTGTGTAAGCGACACCGACAAAGGACACCAACCAACTCGCGGCCCAGGAACGTCTGTCCTTCAAGAGATCTCATGGCCTGTGTGGCTGCTTGTATATCTCGGAATACGATATGGGCTTGGCCACgcatcgccatcgtcttGAGGGCGACAACATCTAGTACAGGACCATATGTGGAAAACAACATATACAAGGCTGTTCGCAGATCGGCTTTCTGGATTTTCGAGGACGGGAGGTTTGTGACATAGAGACTGCAACAGTCAATACGCAGTAATTAGAGATATACAGAGGGGAACTGACGTCTGGTTCGGAGGGATAGGCTGCACCTTGGCCGGCAAGGAGGAGTTGGGCTGGAGAGCGCGAGAAGCTGTGGTGGCCATTATGACAGATGGCGGAAGGACCGAAGTCTTGGTTCGATATTTCTGTGCTTGTGATCGATATTATAAGTCCTCCTTAACAGTCCCTAAACCAAAATCGTATAAGGATGCGCGGGCGCGCCAGGATCGAGCGTGGTGATATTGGCGGTGGTGTAGTAGCGGGATGGAGTTTTTTTGCCGCACGACGAATTGCCAGCCTCGTCCATGAGGCGCTGCCGTCGGCTGCTGTGGCCCAAGCTTGCTGGAGCTCCTACGTAACCCCCCACCCCCACCAGCCATCTAGCCAGCGCAACCTACACAGCCAGCATCTATCGTCAGCGCCTAACCAACCCCTTCTTGtctctctcactctctcaATCGACTCGGAAGCGATAGTAGAGAGCTACTCCTATCGCCAATACCTTCACCATGGCCGCTCCCGAAGTTCATCACCTCTTCCACAACCCCATCGCAGACCACTCGTTCTCGGCCGATCGTTCCGTCCTCGCCGTCGCTCGCGACACCGCTGTTGAGCTCTACGGCAGGGTCGGCAATGCCTACAAGCTGAAGGATGAGCTCAAGGGCCACGACAAGACGGTCACGAGTGTCGACATTGCTCCCAACAGCGGGCGCATTGTGACCTGCTCTCAGGGTATGAATGCGCAGCTACCCCTATACCGACAACGCTGTTCATGACGCTAACACGACATGTCACTTAGACCGTAACGCCCTGGTCTGGGAGCCCTCTCCCACCGGTTACAAGCCGACTCTTGTTCTGCTCCGAATCAGCAGGGCTGCCACGTTTGTGCGCTGGTCGCCGTCCGAGACCAAGTTCGCCGTCGGCTCCGGCGACCGCGTCATCGCCGTCTGCTactttgaggaggagaacgacTGGTGGGTTTCCAAGCACCTGAAGAAGCCCATCCGCAGCACCATTACGAGCGTTGCCTGGCACCCGAACTCGGTCCTCCTTGCCGCCGGCTCCACCGATGCCCACGCCAGAGTCTTTTCTGCCTTCATCAAGGGCATGGACGCCCGTCCTCCTCCCGGAGTCTGGGGCGAGCGACTCCCTTTCAACACTGTCTGTGGAGAGTACCTGAACAACTCTGCTGGCTGGGTTCACTCGGTTTCTTTCTCCCCCAGCGGTGACAGCCTTGCCTTTGCTGCTCATGACAGCAGCATCACTGTCGTGTATCCCTCCGGACCTGAGCAACCTCCCCGTGCTGTTGTCACTGTCACCACCCAACAGCTGCCTTTCAAGAGTTTGATCTGGACCAGTGAGGATGAGATCATTGCTGCCGGTTATGACTGTGAGGCCTTCCGCTTCCAGGGAGGTGAGGGTGGTTGGCAACTGGCTGGTACCATCGAGACAAAGGGCCGACCCAGCCTGGGCGAGCACCGTGAGGAGTCTGCCCTCAACATGTTCCGACAGATGGATCtgaagggcaaggccaaggacgaCACTCAGCTCAAAACGGTCCACCAAAACACCATTGGCACCGTTCGACCTTTCGAGACTGATGGAGAGCGTGTGACCAAGTTTAGCAGTAAGTCACAAAGTCATTCATTGTCATATATCAGAAAAAGCTAACAAAGGCTGTAGCAAGCGGCGTTGATGGTAGGGTTGTGGTCTGGGCTGCGTAGATTGTTCAGGGGTAGATTGTCAATGACAAAGACATGTAGAACCATCAAGATTCACCGACAAAAACTGGTCATCCTCTCGAATGAGTGCCTTGTGTCAGGCCTCTGTCGCATGTGCCAAAGGTCTTTTTGGCGTTTTATCTGCCTTGTATAGTGCACATACATATATATACATACATCACTAGGAAGAAATCTGGCTCCTCCAAGTTCTTTCCATCACTCAACCCTCACCCACCATGTCTTCTCCTAAATCCCCTAGCCGATTCATCTACGAGCGAAACCCGACCATGTCCGAGCCCAGAGACGAGAGCACGGATCTAAGCAGCTATCCATCTTCTATTCAACCTTCAGAAGATTGGCCTGACTCGCCCGAATATTACGACCGGTTCTCCCCGACCCTacaccatggccatggaCCATTCGCGGACGGCATCCCACGAGAAGCTCATATAGGGGCGGGACCTCATTCTCGAGATGTCACCCCTTATGGGCAATCATCTGAACGAGACGATACTAGCGCCGTGATGTCCCTGTTCAGTGACAACGGCGTGCCTGAACACGTCGCTCACGCCCTCAACGACCCAGGATTCCGATGCTTCGTCGCCCGACAAGTACACGACATCTGTCTTGGAGTTAGTCAAGATTTCATCCAGGGCTTCCGGCGCAACATTGAACAGCGGCTCTCGGAGCTTCAGCATAATGAGTCTCGTCGTTTCCCAGACCGTATTTCTATATTCGACGAGACGGCACGAAGTCTCTACAGGAGCACACACGTGACGGCTTCTTTGACGACTAACACGACCGGAATCTGCTCTATCCTCTGGGCCAGGGGGAATGCGTTGCAGATGCTATCTTCAGAATCGGTATCTAGAGCGCTAGAGAGTATGAGTGTGGTGAACGCAGCTGCGGAGGATATCGCGAGGGTCTTTGATATTGTCTTGGAGCGAGGGGACGTCCACGAGGCGGAGGCGAGGAACGTCCTCCAGGCTGGAATGGCATTTTGTGAAAGACTGGAGTATCTGGATAACCGTGAGGATCTGGAGAATCTGGTTCGTGTTTTTCCGTGAGCACCAACTTGTGTTTTGGTTTCTGGGCTCTCTTGATTGAGTTGGAGTCTATTGGTTTGTTTGTCGGGGCGTTTTGAGTCAGGATGTTGGTGGCGAGCACATGATCAGTAGCTGGGAGGAAACATGACAGATTTGATCTTCTTTTTGATTGACTTTTTTGGTATCCTAACTTTTCGTCAAAGTGAGTGTTTAAGGAAGAGCAATGACCTCAATCTCAACATCGACGTTCTTAGGGAGAGTCTTGACGGCAACGCAGCTGCGAGCAGGCTTGTGGGAGAACCAC
This region includes:
- a CDS encoding Alpha-1,2-Mannosidase, translated to MIRDPFNIRSNSAFNRPHPRNVPNQQESASLAVAHDLAMAFSIPKNVPSFENRHRDLEDRFWGSGASSKKGLPMYKDKPYGYSPYEQRRPLWKRKRVIGFLTFIVLTLLYWTGSSSKKQQSQKSTVPTDWSYSGLSQDDKKANWDHRRDRVVEAFELSWDAYRRYAWGYDEYHPVTKRGNNMAPKGLGWIIIDALDTMILMNLTSRVQDARGWISDSLTWDQDQDVNTFETTIRMMGGLLSAHYLSNEFPHLAPLTEDDEGAAGEDLYLEKAKDLADRLMSAFDSPSGVPYASVNLHKYEGIPSHADAGASSTAEATTVQLEFKYLAKLTGEKDFWDRAEKVMQVVDDNGAQDGLVPIYIYATTGEFKGKNIRLGSRGDSYYEYLIKQYLQTNKQEPIYEDMWDEALRGVRKHLVTYTKNSQFTIIGERPTGLDRALSPKMDHLVCFMPGTMALGATGGLTEAEARKLPTWSKKNEEDIKLAREIMETCWGMYKFTETGLSAEITYFEIDNPPQPFGNPRQSPAVFDPAPDAEWRSDFIVKNGDAHNLQRPETVESLFYMWRITNDIKYREWGWEMFKSFMNHTAVRNGGGFTSLRDANVVPPKVRDNMESFWLAETLKYFYLLFSPPDLLPLDKVVINTEGHPFPRFDLPTLFSTGWKRKPRDASGQIIKPVSADTGSEEKVITEEKKST
- a CDS encoding RRM domain-containing protein; translated protein: MATTASRALQPNSSLPAKVQPIPPNQTLYVTNLPSSKIQKADLRTALYMLFSTYGPVLDVVALKTMAMRGQAHIVFRDIQAATQAMRSLEGQTFLGRELKIQYAKSKSNFVAKLDGTFKIPSTNAGAANVEQTELQQSIFNAPLPGSAPAGLPAKPAANVDHVMKDVGSPGSRGQKRTRDDEDSDSDVAMEEDSDDD
- a CDS encoding Actin-related protein 2/3 complex subunit, which gives rise to MAAPEVHHLFHNPIADHSFSADRSVLAVARDTAVELYGRVGNAYKLKDELKGHDKTVTSVDIAPNSGRIVTCSQDRNALVWEPSPTGYKPTLVLLRISRAATFVRWSPSETKFAVGSGDRVIAVCYFEEENDWWVSKHLKKPIRSTITSVAWHPNSVLLAAGSTDAHARVFSAFIKGMDARPPPGVWGERLPFNTVCGEYLNNSAGWVHSVSFSPSGDSLAFAAHDSSITVVYPSGPEQPPRAVVTVTTQQLPFKSLIWTSEDEIIAAGYDCEAFRFQGGEGGWQLAGTIETKGRPSLGEHREESALNMFRQMDLKGKAKDDTQLKTVHQNTIGTVRPFETDGERVTKFSTSGVDGRVVVWAA